A region of the Mycobacterium sp. NBC_00419 genome:
TGGTAGAGGCAGACGGTGTCGCCGACGCCGTCGACGCGGTCTCGGATGTGCGCGGCGATCTGCTTGGGCGTGCCGCAGGCGGCGATGGTGTGCAGGATCTCGTCACTGATGAGTCCCGCCATCTCCTGCCACTTGCCCTGTTTGGACATCGCATTCAGCTCGGGCTGAAGATCGCCCCAGCCGTGGATGTCCAGCACCGGGCGGTAGGCCGGGGTCGAGCCGTAGAACGCCAGCAGACGCCGTGTGGCGTCGTGATCCTCGCCGGCTGACAGGATGATCTCGGGCACCACCGCGAACGACGACTCCGCGCGGCCGGCGGCCGCCAATCCGTCACGTACCGCCGGCATCGTCGACTCGCGCAGGAACTTCGCCGAACCGAACGGCATCACCAGCAGCCCGTCGGCCACCTCTGCGGTGGCGCGGGTCAACCGCGGGCCCAGCGCGCCGACGTAAATCGGCGGCGGCCCAAAAGGATTCGGTCCGGGGTTGAACATCGGCGTCATCAGGGTGTGCCGGTAGTACTCGCCGCGGAAGTCCAGGCGCTCGCCGGTCTCCCAGGTCGCGAAGATCGCCCGCAACGCGCGGACGAGCTCGCTCATCCGCGCGACCGGCTTGTCGAACGCCACGCCGTAGTGCTTCTCGATCTGAGCCCGCACCTGGGTGCCCAGTCCCAGGGTGAACCGGCCTTGTGCGAGCAGCTGGTGATCGTAGGCCTGGTGGGCCAACTGGATCGGGTTGCGCGGGAAGGCGATTGCCACGTTCGTCATCAGATCCAGCCCGCCAACCCCGGCAGCCAGCGTCAGCGGCGCGAACACGTCGTGGGGTCCTTCGAACGTGAAGACGCCGCTGGCGCCGGCATCACGCAGTTCCCGCGCACGATCGGCCGCATCGGTGAGCCCGAACAGGGCGGTCATGACTTTCACGGTGTACTCACCTAGCGATCGAGGTCGACGTTCTGGCGGGCTTTACTCGCACATTCGCGCCCGTGTGTTGGTTTCGGCGCAGGGTATTACGGCGCGACGGTGAGCCAGTCGGCGAAGCCCGACGGATCGTGGCGGCCCAGCGCGCCGTGCTCGAACAGGCCCCAGCCCTCCGAGGCCTTACCGCCGTCGTGGCACACCGCGCGCCCGACGTGATCGATGACGCCGAAGGCGGCGCGGCCGACGACCGCCGGGTCGTTCATGTCATAGGTGAGGCGCTCGGTGAACTTCTCGCCCTTCCACACACCGTGGATCCAGTCCGAGTCGCCGCCGTAGCCGCCACCGACGTGGATCGGCACGGGCAGCTTGGACTCGACGTCGAAACGCAACGGGGCACCCTTGGCGTCGGTGGCCTCGATGGTGGCGCCGGTGG
Encoded here:
- a CDS encoding TIGR03617 family F420-dependent LLM class oxidoreductase, producing MTALFGLTDAADRARELRDAGASGVFTFEGPHDVFAPLTLAAGVGGLDLMTNVAIAFPRNPIQLAHQAYDHQLLAQGRFTLGLGTQVRAQIEKHYGVAFDKPVARMSELVRALRAIFATWETGERLDFRGEYYRHTLMTPMFNPGPNPFGPPPIYVGALGPRLTRATAEVADGLLVMPFGSAKFLRESTMPAVRDGLAAAGRAESSFAVVPEIILSAGEDHDATRRLLAFYGSTPAYRPVLDIHGWGDLQPELNAMSKQGKWQEMAGLISDEILHTIAACGTPKQIAAHIRDRVDGVGDTVCLYQPGPIAIETLAEIVDELAR